TCTGGGTATTGCCGCTGGCGATGCTCGCCATGGGTATCGCCTACCGCAATATGTTCGGCGGCGCCGAGCAAACCGACACGTAACAGACCACCATCCACCAACAACTCAGGGAGCGGTGGTTTGCTGGACACCACCTATAACGTCGAGACGCCGGAGGGCATCGATCTGCGCGCGCAGGCCGCCGGGCCGGTGCCGCGTATTCTGGCCTATGGAATCGATTTCCTGATCCGCCTCGCGGTTTTTATTGCACTGCGCATTGCGCTGGCATTTGCCGACCGCGCCGGCGACGGCATCGTGCTGCTGTGCACCTTCCTGCTGGAGTGGTTCTACCCGGTGCTCTTCGAAGTACTGCGCAACGGCCAGACCCCGGGCAAGAAGGCCTTCGGCCTGATGGTGGTCAACGACAATCTCACCCCGATCTCGTGGGGCGCCTCGATCCTGCGCAACCTGCTGCGCTTCGCCGACTTCCTGCCATTCGCCTACGCCAGCGGTGTGGTCAGCATGGTGCTGAATCGCAACTTCCAGCGGCTCGGCGATATGGCCGCGGGCACGCTGGTGGTGTATCGCCAGGCACAACACCAGGCCGCGACGCTGCCGCAGGTGGCACCACTGGCGCCGCCCGCCGGGCTGCAGCTGGCCGACCAGCAGGCCATCATCAGCCTGACCGAGCGCCACGCGGAATTGAGCGATGCGCGCCAGCGCGAACTGGCCGGCCTGCTCGAGCCGGTTACCGGCAAAACCGATCGCGCCGCGCTGGGTTACCTGCGCGCAGTGGGCTGCTGGTTACTGGGCGAACGCCGGGGCGGAGGCCGGGCGCAATGAAGCAACGGGATTTCGAACACCGCTACGGCGCCGGCTGGGACGCGCTTGAGCAGTGGCTCGCCGGCGCCGGTGACCGGGGCGGCCACAAGGGAGCCGGCCGCGAGGCTGGCGACACCGTCACCGATCTGCCCGCCAGCTACCGCGCGCTATGCCAGCAGCTGGCAGTGGCCAAGGAGCGCCAGTACACCAACCAGCTGATCGATCGCCTCAACCGCCTGGTGATGGCTGCCCACCACCGCGTCTATCGCCAGCAGACGCTGCGTCGCAACACCTGGCTGTGGTATCTGCAGGCCGGTTTTCCACAGGCAGTGCGCGCGCAGAGCCGCACCGTGTGGCTGGCCGCGGCGCTGTTCGTGCTGCCGGCCCTGGTGATGGGCATCGGCAGCTATCTCGACGACGCGCTGATCTATTCGCTGATGTCGCCGGAGCAGGTGACCAGTTTCGAATCCATGTACGACCCGGGCAACCGGGTGCTCGGCCGCGAGCGCGGCTCGGACTCCGACCTGATGATGTTCGGCTTTTATATCGAGAACAATATCGGTATCGCCTTTCGCACCTTTGCCGCCGGCCTGCTGTTCGGTGTCGGCGCCATCTTCTTCCTGGTATTCAATGGTCTCTACCTGGGCGTGGTGTTCGGCCATATTACCCGCGTCGGCTTCGTCGCCACTTTCTATCCGTTCGTGATCGGCCACGGTGCCTTCGAGCTGACCGCCATCGTACTGGCCGGCGCCGCCGGTCTGCGCCTGGGGCAGGCGCTGATCGACCCCGGCGGCCACCGGCGCCTGGTGGCCCTGCGCCGCGCCAGTACCGAGGCGATGAAAATTGTCTACGGCACCTTCCTGATGCTGGTGGTGGCCGCGTTCCTGGAAGCCTTCTGGTCATCCAGCGCGACGCTGCCGATCGGCGTCAAACTGGGCGTCGGCGCACTGCTGTGGTTGCTGGTGCTGGCCTACTTCGCGCTCGCCGGGCGCGGCAGTGCCAGTGCCGGGGAGGCAGAGCCGCATGGATCTTAATCGCCTGGCCGTGCGCGCACGGCTGCGCTCGCCGTGGGAATCCATCGACCTCGGTATCGCCCTGGCGCGCGGCCAGTGGTGGACACTGTGTGCGGTGTGGCTGCTGCCGGCGGCACTGCTGTTCACCGCCGGCGCGCTGGTTTTTCCGGATTCACCCACGCTGGTGTTTTTGCTGGTGTGGTGGCTGAAGCCGGTGTACGACCGGCTGCCGCTGTTTATCGCCAGCCGCGCACTGTTCGGTGAATCGGTGTCCGCAGGCAGCGCATTGCGCCAGTTCTTCGCGCAGAACCGCCGCGACTGGTTCGCGTGGCTGACCTGGCGGCGCCTGTCGCCGACGCGTTCATTCGATCTGCCGGTGACGCTGCTGGAACAGAGCAGCGGGGCCACGCGCAGTGCGCGCATCGGCGTGCTACACCGCAAACACACCGGCGCCGCCACCTGGCTGACCATCGCCGGCACGCACCTGGAATTCTTCCTGATGCTGGCGCTGCTGGCGCTGATTTACCTGTTTGTTCCCGAACAACTGCATATCCAGTGGCTGCCGTTTCTGAGCAGCGGCGCCAACTGGCTGGAGTGGGCACTGAATGGCCTCTACCTGCTGGTGATGGCCGCCGTGGCGCCTTTCTACGTGGTAGCGGGGTTCTGCCTGTATATCGGCCGACGCATCGAACTCGAGGCGTGGGATATCGAGATCCAGTTCCGCACCCTGCGCCAGCGCCAGCGCCAGCAGCGCAACGAGCACCGGCGCGCCGGTGCCGCGGCGCAATTGCTGCTGCTGTGCGCGCTGGGCATCGCCACCGCGGTGCCGGCCCCGGCCAGCCGCGCCGACACCCCGCAGCAGGCGCGCGAGTCGATCGACAAGGTCCTCGCCGGTGATGATTTCCACCGGCGGGAAACCGAGCACGGCTGGCGCCTGAAAGAAACGCAGGAAAACAACGAAGCCTTCCCGGAATGGCTGATCAGGTTGATCGAGTGGCTGGAACAGCGCTCCGCGGACAAAGACGATGCGAGTGACGATACGCCGTCCGGTTTCGGCCCGCTGATCGGCGGCCTGATCGAGGTGCTGCTGTGGGGCGGCGGCGCCGCGCTGGTGATCTACCTGCTGTGGCAGTACCGCGAGCCGCTGCGCAACGCGCTGCGGCTGCGTCCGCGACGCCGCGCACCACCGGTGACCACACCGGAAACCCTGTTCGGTCTCGACGTGCGCCGCGACAGCCTGCCCGACGACGTCTGCGCCGAAGTCCTGCGCCTGTGGGCCGCCGGCGACCAGCGCACCAGCCTCGGACTGCTGTATCGCGCCACCCTGGCCCACCTGATCGAGCGCTACCAGTTCGAATTCGGCGACCACCTGACCGAGCGCGAGTGCGCCGGGCTGGTCAAGCGCCGCCACCGCGACACCGGCGAATCGGCCCGGCCCAATGCATCGGCTGAGCCAGATAAAGCGTCGCGCCTCGTCAGCGCCGCGCTGAGCCATTTCGTGCAGCGCCTCACCGGCACCTGGCAACAGCTTGCCTACGCGCACCGCGCCCCGGCGCCGGCACAGCTGCAGCAGCTATGTGAACAGTGGCGGGAGGTCTTTGCCGATGAGAGCTAAGCCCTTACTCACCACCGCCGTGGCTGCGCTGCTGTGCGCCGCGGCCGTCGCGCTGTTCCTGCGCTATTTCGAGCGCTACAGCGAGGAGGCGGATCGCGGCTGGGGCGACGCGGCGCGACGCGATCCCTATCTCGCCGCCGAGCTGTTTCTCACCGCCGCCGGCCACCACAGCCGCCGCGCCGACAACCTGGCGGTGCTGGACAGCCTCGATACCGATACCACCCTGTTCATCGCCTCCAGCACCCAGGTGTACAACGCCGACAAGGCCAGCGCGCTGCTCGACTGGGTAGAGCGCGGCGGCCATGCGATCGTCGTGGCGGCCGACCGCGGCGAGAACGAACGCGACTGGCTGCTCGACCCGCTGGGCACCACAGTGGTCACCGGCAGCACCGACTTCTATGGCAACAACCCGCTGCAGCAGCTGCTCGGTGGCAACGCCAAGGACTACGAGGACAAGAAAGCCAGCGAGATACTGCGCGAACACAATCGCAAATTGCGCGAGGCCAGCGGTGACGGCGAGGAGCGGGGCGCACAGGGCGACAGCAACAAGGACAGCGCCAAAGGCGACGCCGACGCGCCACCGCGCGACCCGGATGTGGACGACGCCCACCTCGCCCTGCTCGGCGATAACAGCGGCACCCAGTACCGCGTCTACTTCAACCCGCTGCACCTGCTCTGGCACCCGGCGCTGGCGGAGAGCGACGCGCGCAGCGCCGAGGGTGGCGACCCGGTGTCCTGGGCCCGTATCGACAGCGAGGACGCCGGCGTGCCGCTGCTGCAGTTCGAGCGCGGCGACGGCCTGCTCACGCTGCTGGCCGACGCCGGCCTGTGGCGCTCCGAGCGCATCGGCCAGTTCGACAACGCCTACCTGCTGAGCGAACTCGCCGCCGACGGCGACGTGGTACTGCTGACGCAGCCGCGCTTCGACGCGCTGCCGGTACTGGCGCGGCGCTACGCCAGCGAGTTTTTCCTCGCCGGCGGCCTGGCGCTGATCGCCTGGCTGCTGCTGCGCACCCAGCGCTTCGGGCCACGCGCCGCGGAGCCGCAGACGGCGCGGCGCTCGCTGCTCGAACACATCGCCGCCTGCGGCCACTACTACTGGCGCAGCAATCGCGCCGAGCGGCTGCTGTGCGGCTACCGCACGCGCCTGTTGCGCCGCCTCGGCGGCGACAACGCCAGTGCCGGCGTGCGCCGCCGCCTGTGCGTTGAACTCAACGCGCGCACTCCCCTGACCGAATCCCAGATTGCCGCCTGTCTGTGGGGCGACCCGCCCCGCGACGAGGACACCTTTACCGAACAGATGCGCAACCTGCAGCAAATCGAGGCAGCCCTATGAGCGAAACCCATTCCCCGAGCGAATCCAATGCCGCCGCGGCAGCCGCGCCCGACTGGCAGGCCGCCGGCACGCAACTGGCGCAGCTGCGCAGCACCATCAACCGTCTGCTGATCGGCCAGGAAGCGGTGGTCGACCAGGTGCTGGTGGCCCTGCTGGCGTCCGGTCACGTGCTGCTGGAAGGCGTGCCGGGCCTCGGCAAGACGCTGCTGGTGCGCGCGCTGGCCAACTGCTTCGGCGGTGACTTCCGCCGCATCCAGTTCACCCCCGACCTGATGCCGGCGGATGTCACCGGCCACGCCATCTACCAGATGGCCGAGAGCCGCTTCGAGGTGCGCCGCGGCCCGGTGTTCACCAACCTGCTGCTGGCCGACGAGATCAACCGCGCCCCGGCCAAGACCCAAGCCGCGCTGCTGGAAGTGATGCAGGAGAAGCAGGTCACCATCGATGGCGAGGCGCTGCCGACCCCGCGGCCGTTCATGGTGCTGGCGACCCAGAACCCGATCGAACAGGAGGGCACCTACCCGCTGCCGGAGGCCGAGCTGGACCGCTTCCTGCTCAAGGTGCTGATCGATTACCCCAGCCTCGAAGCGGAGCTGCGCCTCGCCGCCGCGGCCAGCGGCGGCCGCATCGAGCGCGCGCTGGAGCAGCCGCTACCCGGACGCATCTCGGTCGCGCAGCTGCAGCGCCTGCAGGCGCTGGTGCCGCGGGTGGCGCTGGATCAGCAGGTGCTCGACTACGCCGTGCGCCTGGTGCGCGCCACCCGCGGTGCCGCGCAGCTGCGCAGCGCCGCCGGCCCGCGTGCCAGTATCGGCCTGCTGCAGGCCGCGCGCGCCAATGCGCTGCTGGCCGGACGCGAGTTCGCGCTGCCCGACGACGTCAAGGCAATGGCGATCCCGGTGCTGCGCCACCGCGTGGGCCTGGCGCCGGATATGGAAATCGACGGCGAGACCCCGGACTCGGTGCTGGCACAGATCATCGCCTCGGTGGAGGCGCCGCGCCTGTGAATTCCAGCAGCGGCAGCATGAGCGAAAGTGTCGCGCTGGGTGAAGACCGCGCGGCCATCGCCCCCGGTGCCGCTGCGCGGCCCAGCCCCCGGTTAGTGGTACTGCTCGGTTACTGGTGCCTGGCGGCACTGGCAATCACAGCCGCGCGACTCTGGCTGCCGGATGCCGCGCCCGCAATCGCCACGCTGTGGTGGGCCGCCGGCGCGCTGCTGCTGGCGGCAGCGCTGCTCGACTGGACCACCGGTCGCCGCGTGCGCGGCCTGCAGGGCCTGCGTCAGGTGCCCGGCAACCTGGCGCTGGGCGTGCACAACCGCGCACGGCTGACGCTGCGCAACGACGGTCCGCGCCCGCTGTTGCTGGAGGTGGGCGATCAGCTGCCGGTGCAGCTGCGCGCGCGCGAACTACCGCGGCGCGCGCACCTGACCCCGGGCCAGCAGGTACAGATCGACTACCCGCTGGTGCCGCAGCGCCGCGGCCTGGCCCGTTTTGGCAGCATCGAGGCGCGGGTCGGCTCGCCCTGGGGCCTGTGGCAGAAGAAGGTGTGGCTGGGCAGTGCGC
This region of Microbulbifer sp. SAOS-129_SWC genomic DNA includes:
- a CDS encoding RDD family protein, producing the protein MLDTTYNVETPEGIDLRAQAAGPVPRILAYGIDFLIRLAVFIALRIALAFADRAGDGIVLLCTFLLEWFYPVLFEVLRNGQTPGKKAFGLMVVNDNLTPISWGASILRNLLRFADFLPFAYASGVVSMVLNRNFQRLGDMAAGTLVVYRQAQHQAATLPQVAPLAPPAGLQLADQQAIISLTERHAELSDARQRELAGLLEPVTGKTDRAALGYLRAVGCWLLGERRGGGRAQ
- a CDS encoding stage II sporulation protein M, with protein sequence MKQRDFEHRYGAGWDALEQWLAGAGDRGGHKGAGREAGDTVTDLPASYRALCQQLAVAKERQYTNQLIDRLNRLVMAAHHRVYRQQTLRRNTWLWYLQAGFPQAVRAQSRTVWLAAALFVLPALVMGIGSYLDDALIYSLMSPEQVTSFESMYDPGNRVLGRERGSDSDLMMFGFYIENNIGIAFRTFAAGLLFGVGAIFFLVFNGLYLGVVFGHITRVGFVATFYPFVIGHGAFELTAIVLAGAAGLRLGQALIDPGGHRRLVALRRASTEAMKIVYGTFLMLVVAAFLEAFWSSSATLPIGVKLGVGALLWLLVLAYFALAGRGSASAGEAEPHGS
- a CDS encoding DUF4129 domain-containing protein, with amino-acid sequence MDLNRLAVRARLRSPWESIDLGIALARGQWWTLCAVWLLPAALLFTAGALVFPDSPTLVFLLVWWLKPVYDRLPLFIASRALFGESVSAGSALRQFFAQNRRDWFAWLTWRRLSPTRSFDLPVTLLEQSSGATRSARIGVLHRKHTGAATWLTIAGTHLEFFLMLALLALIYLFVPEQLHIQWLPFLSSGANWLEWALNGLYLLVMAAVAPFYVVAGFCLYIGRRIELEAWDIEIQFRTLRQRQRQQRNEHRRAGAAAQLLLLCALGIATAVPAPASRADTPQQARESIDKVLAGDDFHRRETEHGWRLKETQENNEAFPEWLIRLIEWLEQRSADKDDASDDTPSGFGPLIGGLIEVLLWGGGAALVIYLLWQYREPLRNALRLRPRRRAPPVTTPETLFGLDVRRDSLPDDVCAEVLRLWAAGDQRTSLGLLYRATLAHLIERYQFEFGDHLTERECAGLVKRRHRDTGESARPNASAEPDKASRLVSAALSHFVQRLTGTWQQLAYAHRAPAPAQLQQLCEQWREVFADES
- a CDS encoding DUF4350 domain-containing protein; amino-acid sequence: MRAKPLLTTAVAALLCAAAVALFLRYFERYSEEADRGWGDAARRDPYLAAELFLTAAGHHSRRADNLAVLDSLDTDTTLFIASSTQVYNADKASALLDWVERGGHAIVVAADRGENERDWLLDPLGTTVVTGSTDFYGNNPLQQLLGGNAKDYEDKKASEILREHNRKLREASGDGEERGAQGDSNKDSAKGDADAPPRDPDVDDAHLALLGDNSGTQYRVYFNPLHLLWHPALAESDARSAEGGDPVSWARIDSEDAGVPLLQFERGDGLLTLLADAGLWRSERIGQFDNAYLLSELAADGDVVLLTQPRFDALPVLARRYASEFFLAGGLALIAWLLLRTQRFGPRAAEPQTARRSLLEHIAACGHYYWRSNRAERLLCGYRTRLLRRLGGDNASAGVRRRLCVELNARTPLTESQIAACLWGDPPRDEDTFTEQMRNLQQIEAAL
- a CDS encoding MoxR family ATPase; translated protein: MSETHSPSESNAAAAAAPDWQAAGTQLAQLRSTINRLLIGQEAVVDQVLVALLASGHVLLEGVPGLGKTLLVRALANCFGGDFRRIQFTPDLMPADVTGHAIYQMAESRFEVRRGPVFTNLLLADEINRAPAKTQAALLEVMQEKQVTIDGEALPTPRPFMVLATQNPIEQEGTYPLPEAELDRFLLKVLIDYPSLEAELRLAAAASGGRIERALEQPLPGRISVAQLQRLQALVPRVALDQQVLDYAVRLVRATRGAAQLRSAAGPRASIGLLQAARANALLAGREFALPDDVKAMAIPVLRHRVGLAPDMEIDGETPDSVLAQIIASVEAPRL